In the genome of Campylobacter helveticus, the window AGAAATCGAACTCTACCGCAATGAACTTTCTCACTACAAACAAGAATTTAACCACATTAAAAATACGCAAAATGCACAAAAAATTACCGCGATTGTTTCGAGCTTTGACCCACTTCACAGAGCGCACGAAAGAATTTTCCGCTGGACAATTGACAAGGCGGATTTGGTCGTCGTTTTTTTAATCGAATCCTACGAGGCAAATGGCTTTGAATTTGAACTTAAAGAAAAATACTTGCACACATTTATCCAAAATTATCTGCCGCGTGAGCGTATTTTTATTTTTCCGCTTAAAAATATCAACATCTTTCACGCACATTTAAATCCCGGACTTGAAAGCATTATCGCAAAAAGTCTCGGTTGCACTAAGCTTGTCGTGGGACAAAATCACAGCGGACTTGGAATGTTTTATGATGCAAACCAACCTAAAAGCATACTTGATGAATTCTCAAAAGACTATGGCATAGAAACGATTATTTTGCCTGAATTTGTCTTTTGCGATGCGTGCAAAATGATAGTCTCAACACGATCTTGTCCTCACGGCACACATCATCATTTGCACTACAACGCCAATTCTTTGAAAGATTTACTAAGAGCGGGTATAATCCCCCCTGCAGTTTTTATGCGTAAGGAAATTTCAAGCCTTATTCTAAGCGCACTTTTTCCACAACGCTTAAAAAATTTGCAACAAATTTATCAAAATCTCTTCCCAACAGATGGGATTTTAGAATATAAAAGTGATGAGGAATTTTATCAAAAGCTTTTAGAAATTCATCAAATGACTTATATGGTGTGAAATGCAAAAATTTTATTTAACATTTTTTTATTCTGGTTGTGCTAAAAAAGCTCCTGGCACTTTTGGCACTTTAACGGCGATGATACCAGCCTTTTTTGTGCTTAGATACTTGGGTGAGCAAACGCTTTTTTTACTTTCCATTTTAATCTTCATCGCCTCCATACGCGTCATTGATGATTATGAAAAAAAGACGCAAAAACACGATGATAAGCACATCGTTATTGACGAAGTGGCTGGAGTGTTTTTAGCTTGTGCCATTGCTGCAAGTGCGCAAAATTCGCTTTTAAATTTTGTGTTAGCCTTTGTATTTTTCCGTCTTTTTGACATCACAAAACCCTCCATTATCGGCAAGATAGATAAAAAGGTCAAAGGTGGCTTAGGCGTAATGCTTGATGATATGTTAGCTGGGCTTTTTGCGGGGCTTTTATGTGCGGTGATTTATGGATTTTTACTCAAATTTAATCTACTTTCTTGGGACATTAATTTAGAAAGCTTGTTTTAATTTTTACTTAAATTCAGTCTATTTTAATTTTAATTTTATATAATTTGGACTTTAATTTTAAAAGAAGGAAATTTTATGGCAAATCATAAATCAGCCGAAAAAAGAGCAAGACAAACCATCAAAAAAACCGAGAGAAATAGATTTTATAGAACTAGACTTAAAAATATCACTAAAGCTGTGCGTGAAGCTGCTGCAAACAACGACAAAACAGCTGCTAGTGAAGCTTTTAAGATCGCAAATAAAAGCATCCACGCTATGGTTAGTCGTGGCTTCCTTAAAAAACAAACTGCCGCACGCCGCGTAAGCAGACTTGCCCTTTTAATCAACAAAATCGCATAAATGTTAGCGGAGAAATTACAGCCTTTCCTTAAACGCTATGAGGAGTTAAACACTCTTCTTAGCGATACAAATATTATCAGTGATATAGAAAAGATGACCGCTCTTTCCAAAGAGCAAAAGAATTTAGAACCCATAGTTTTAAAAACAAAAGACTATTTTAATACACTCACTCAAATCGAAGATAATAAAGCTCTTTTAAATGACGCAGAATTTAGCGAACTTGCCAAAGAAGAATTAAAAAATTTAGAAGAAGAAAAAATCAACTTAGAAGAAGAAATTAAAATTCTACTTCTTCCAAAAGACCCCAACGATGAAAAAAATATCTTCCTCGAAATTCGTGCAGGAACTGGGGGAGATGAAGCATCTTTATTCGTGGGAGATTTGGTAAAAGCTTATGCAAGATATGCGGATTTAAAAGGCTATAAGATAGAAATTGTCAGCTCAAGTGAGGGAAGTGCTGGGGGCTTTAAAGAGCTTATAATGCTTGTAAAAGGGGCTGGAGCTTACTCAAGACTTAAATTTGAAAGTGGCACACATAGAGTGCAAAGAATCCCACAAACCGAGTCGCAAGGTCGCATTCATACCTCAGCCATCACGGTGGCTATAATGCCAGAGGTTGATGATATAGAAATTCAAATCAATCCAAACGACCTTAAAATCGATGTTATGCGTTCCAGCGGACACGGGGGACAAAGTGTAAATACCACAGACTCAGCCGTTCGTATCACGCACATACCAAGTGGCTTGGTCGTTGTCAATCAAGACGGAAAATCCCAGCATAAAAACAAAGAAAGTGCGATGAAAATCCTCAAGGCAAGACTTTACGAAATGCAAGAAAACGAAAGACTTGCAAAAGAAAGCGAAGCGCGTAAATCTCAAGTGGGAAGTGGCGATAGAAGTGAGCGCATCCGCACTTATAATTTTCCCCAAAACCGCATTAGCGACCACCGCATTAACCTTACTCTTTATAGGCTTGATGCTATAATGGAGGGCGGACTTTTTGATGAGCTTATCGAGCCTTTAATCGCTCATCATCAAAGCGAAGCTTTGAAAGCAGAAGAGTTGTAGCTAAATCCTATAAACCCAATAAAACTTTGTTATATTTCAGCATTCTTTCTTGCAGAGCAACTTTATAGCGGATATTATCAGTATATTTTAA includes:
- the rpsT gene encoding 30S ribosomal protein S20, which codes for MANHKSAEKRARQTIKKTERNRFYRTRLKNITKAVREAAANNDKTAASEAFKIANKSIHAMVSRGFLKKQTAARRVSRLALLINKIA
- the prfA gene encoding peptide chain release factor 1, whose amino-acid sequence is MLAEKLQPFLKRYEELNTLLSDTNIISDIEKMTALSKEQKNLEPIVLKTKDYFNTLTQIEDNKALLNDAEFSELAKEELKNLEEEKINLEEEIKILLLPKDPNDEKNIFLEIRAGTGGDEASLFVGDLVKAYARYADLKGYKIEIVSSSEGSAGGFKELIMLVKGAGAYSRLKFESGTHRVQRIPQTESQGRIHTSAITVAIMPEVDDIEIQINPNDLKIDVMRSSGHGGQSVNTTDSAVRITHIPSGLVVVNQDGKSQHKNKESAMKILKARLYEMQENERLAKESEARKSQVGSGDRSERIRTYNFPQNRISDHRINLTLYRLDAIMEGGLFDELIEPLIAHHQSEALKAEEL
- a CDS encoding sulfate adenylyltransferase; its protein translation is MKLARKNKSIKISPSEFGILSLIKEGLLGSCSRLMNEKESEQILKTGKFNNESFPHPLSFAPSDYGVLENLKMGDLLELELESEIVGHIVYQGKFKNDKKFIDIFNPNACLLDNADNFYIYGEIELYRNELSHYKQEFNHIKNTQNAQKITAIVSSFDPLHRAHERIFRWTIDKADLVVVFLIESYEANGFEFELKEKYLHTFIQNYLPRERIFIFPLKNINIFHAHLNPGLESIIAKSLGCTKLVVGQNHSGLGMFYDANQPKSILDEFSKDYGIETIILPEFVFCDACKMIVSTRSCPHGTHHHLHYNANSLKDLLRAGIIPPAVFMRKEISSLILSALFPQRLKNLQQIYQNLFPTDGILEYKSDEEFYQKLLEIHQMTYMV
- a CDS encoding phosphatidylglycerophosphatase A family protein, with protein sequence MQKFYLTFFYSGCAKKAPGTFGTLTAMIPAFFVLRYLGEQTLFLLSILIFIASIRVIDDYEKKTQKHDDKHIVIDEVAGVFLACAIAASAQNSLLNFVLAFVFFRLFDITKPSIIGKIDKKVKGGLGVMLDDMLAGLFAGLLCAVIYGFLLKFNLLSWDINLESLF